The Streptomyces sp. DH-12 genome has a window encoding:
- a CDS encoding dipeptide ABC transporter ATP-binding protein: MSDNLTLPAQQGSTGASTEALLKVEGLTKHFPIYGGFPIKRKVGAVQAVDNVDLTVGVGESVGLVGESGCGKSTTGRLITRLLEPTGGKIEYAGQDITHAKRRQLAPVRSEIQMIFQDPYSSLNPRQTVGTIIKSPMEVNGIDPAGGREKRVRELLELVGLNPEHYNRFPHEFSGGQRQRIGVARALALNPKLIVADEPVSALDVSIQAQVVNLLQKVQEEMGIAFLFIAHDLAVVRHFSQRVAVMYLGKVVEVGDRDSIYNRPRHPYTHALLSAVPEVAMDDEAENRERIRLAGDVPSPISPPSGCRFRTRCWKAQDKCATEEPPLVRIEGNTEGHLTACHFPEEPTVEARGEDVVLDPALKALEKDGDAAKD; encoded by the coding sequence ATGAGCGACAACCTCACCCTCCCCGCACAGCAGGGCTCCACCGGCGCGTCGACCGAGGCGCTGCTGAAGGTGGAGGGCCTGACCAAGCACTTCCCGATCTACGGCGGCTTTCCGATCAAGCGGAAGGTCGGTGCCGTGCAGGCCGTCGACAACGTCGACCTGACCGTCGGCGTCGGCGAGAGCGTCGGCCTGGTGGGTGAGTCGGGCTGCGGCAAGTCGACCACGGGCCGGCTCATCACCCGGCTCCTGGAGCCGACCGGCGGGAAGATCGAGTACGCGGGCCAGGACATCACGCACGCCAAGCGCAGGCAGCTGGCGCCGGTCCGGTCCGAGATCCAGATGATCTTCCAGGACCCGTACTCCTCGCTGAACCCGCGGCAGACCGTCGGCACGATCATCAAGTCGCCGATGGAGGTCAACGGGATCGACCCCGCGGGCGGCCGGGAGAAGCGGGTCCGCGAGCTGCTCGAGCTCGTCGGCCTGAACCCCGAGCACTACAACCGCTTCCCGCACGAGTTCTCCGGCGGCCAGCGCCAGCGCATCGGCGTCGCCCGGGCGCTCGCGCTCAACCCGAAGCTGATCGTGGCGGACGAGCCGGTCTCCGCGCTCGACGTGTCGATCCAGGCGCAGGTCGTCAACCTGCTGCAGAAGGTGCAGGAAGAGATGGGCATCGCCTTTCTCTTCATCGCCCACGACCTGGCCGTCGTGCGGCACTTCTCGCAGCGCGTGGCCGTGATGTACCTGGGCAAGGTGGTCGAGGTCGGCGACCGCGACTCCATCTACAACCGCCCGCGGCACCCCTACACCCACGCCCTGCTGTCGGCCGTGCCCGAGGTGGCCATGGACGACGAGGCGGAGAACCGCGAGCGCATCCGCCTCGCCGGTGACGTCCCCTCGCCGATCTCGCCGCCGTCCGGCTGCCGGTTCCGCACGCGCTGCTGGAAGGCGCAGGACAAGTGCGCCACCGAGGAGCCGCCGCTGGTGCGGATCGAGGGCAACACCGAGGGCCACCTGACGGCGTGCCACTTCCCGGAGGAGCCCACCGTCGAGGCGCGTGGCGAGGACGTCGTACTGGACCCGGCCCTGAAGGCGCTGGAGAAGGACGGGGACGCCGCCAAGGACTGA
- a CDS encoding ABC transporter ATP-binding protein has product MTTLTKTEGEKAPTGPESFLSVRDLRVRFSTEDGIVKAVDGLSFDVERGKTLGIVGESGSGKSVTNLTVLGLHNPKTTTVEGEILLEGQDLVTTPEKEMEKLRGNKVAMIFQDPLTALSPYYTVGRQIAEPFMKHTGASKKEARERAIEMLAKVGIPQPKTRVDDYPHQFSGGMRQRAMIAMALVCDPDLLIADEPTTALDVTVQAQILDLLKDLQQEFGSAIIFITHDLGVISDMADDLLVMYSGRAVERGSVREVLREPRHPYTWGLLSSMPRLGGSTSQPLMPIPGSPPSLLNPPSGCPFHPRCTFTDKVSGDRCSTERPLLGEGRAAACHLTAEQKQTIFIDKIQPRLR; this is encoded by the coding sequence GTGACCACACTGACCAAGACCGAAGGCGAGAAGGCCCCGACCGGGCCCGAGTCCTTCCTCTCGGTCCGCGACCTGCGGGTGCGGTTCTCCACCGAGGACGGCATCGTCAAGGCGGTCGACGGGCTGTCCTTCGACGTCGAGCGCGGCAAGACCCTGGGCATCGTGGGCGAGTCGGGTTCCGGCAAGTCCGTGACCAACCTGACCGTGCTCGGGCTGCACAACCCCAAGACCACCACGGTCGAGGGCGAGATCCTCCTCGAGGGCCAGGACCTGGTGACCACTCCTGAGAAGGAGATGGAGAAGCTCCGCGGCAACAAGGTCGCGATGATCTTCCAGGACCCGCTGACGGCGCTCTCGCCGTACTACACGGTGGGCCGGCAGATCGCCGAGCCGTTCATGAAGCACACCGGCGCCTCCAAGAAGGAGGCGCGGGAGCGGGCGATCGAGATGCTGGCCAAGGTCGGCATCCCGCAGCCCAAGACCCGCGTGGACGACTACCCGCACCAGTTCTCCGGCGGTATGCGCCAGCGCGCCATGATCGCCATGGCGCTGGTCTGCGACCCCGACCTGCTGATCGCGGACGAGCCGACCACCGCCCTCGACGTGACCGTCCAGGCCCAGATCCTCGACCTGCTCAAGGACCTCCAGCAGGAGTTCGGGTCGGCGATCATCTTCATCACCCACGACCTCGGCGTCATCTCCGACATGGCCGACGACCTGCTGGTGATGTACTCCGGCCGGGCCGTGGAGCGCGGCAGCGTCCGCGAGGTGCTGCGCGAGCCGCGGCACCCCTACACCTGGGGTCTGCTCAGCTCGATGCCGCGCCTCGGCGGGAGCACCTCGCAGCCCCTCATGCCGATCCCCGGCTCGCCGCCCAGCCTGCTGAACCCGCCGTCCGGCTGCCCGTTCCACCCGCGCTGCACGTTCACGGACAAGGTGTCGGGCGACCGCTGCAGCACCGAGCGGCCCTTGCTGGGCGAAGGCCGCGCCGCTGCCTGCCACCTGACGGCAGAGCAGAAGCAGACCATCTTCATCGACAAGATCCAGCCCCGGCTGCGCTAG
- a CDS encoding ABC transporter permease: MLQFLIRRLTGAVVIMFLIGAFTFFLFYTVPQDFAALSCGKNCSPENLAVIRENLGLDKPITTQFWEFMTGIVAGRDFPQGHCSAPCLGVSFDSGEFVWDSIIDRFPLTLSLTVGGLVIFLILGLGSGLLAAWKRGTVVDKIVSGASIVLSSFQIYLLGPIVLGLLVYSTGIMEFPKYYNFTDEPGAWFLGMLIPWVVMATIFTAQYTRMSRSTMIEQLQEEHVRTARAKGMRRSYVFFRYAWRGSLIPIVTILGMDLSALLSGAVVTEFTFDLAGIGRLAVDSSLTKDLPVTMGVMLFGAFFILLLNILVDLAYAFIDPRVRLS, translated from the coding sequence ATGCTTCAGTTCCTCATCCGCAGGCTGACCGGCGCCGTCGTCATCATGTTCCTGATCGGCGCCTTCACGTTCTTCCTGTTCTATACAGTTCCTCAGGACTTCGCTGCGCTGTCCTGCGGCAAGAACTGCTCGCCCGAGAACCTCGCGGTGATCCGCGAGAACCTGGGCCTGGACAAGCCCATCACCACCCAGTTCTGGGAGTTCATGACGGGCATCGTGGCCGGCCGCGACTTCCCGCAGGGGCACTGCTCCGCGCCGTGCCTGGGTGTCTCCTTCGACAGCGGCGAGTTCGTCTGGGACTCCATCATCGACCGCTTCCCGCTGACGCTGTCGCTGACCGTCGGCGGTCTCGTGATCTTCCTGATCCTGGGCCTCGGCTCGGGTCTGCTGGCCGCCTGGAAGCGCGGCACCGTGGTCGACAAGATCGTCAGCGGCGCCTCGATCGTGCTCAGCTCCTTCCAGATCTACCTGCTCGGCCCGATCGTCCTCGGCCTGCTGGTCTACAGCACGGGCATCATGGAGTTCCCGAAGTACTACAACTTCACCGATGAGCCCGGGGCCTGGTTCCTGGGGATGCTCATCCCCTGGGTGGTCATGGCCACCATCTTCACCGCGCAGTACACCCGTATGTCCCGCTCGACGATGATCGAGCAGCTGCAGGAGGAGCACGTCCGCACCGCGCGCGCCAAGGGCATGCGCCGGAGCTACGTCTTCTTCCGCTACGCCTGGCGCGGCTCCCTGATCCCCATCGTCACCATCCTCGGCATGGACCTCAGCGCCCTGCTGTCCGGCGCGGTGGTCACCGAGTTCACCTTCGACCTGGCCGGCATCGGCCGTCTCGCGGTCGATTCGTCACTGACGAAGGACCTGCCGGTGACCATGGGTGTCATGCTGTTCGGAGCGTTCTTCATCCTGCTCCTGAACATCCTCGTCGACCTCGCCTACGCCTTCATCGACCCGCGCGTACGGCTCAGCTAG
- a CDS encoding ABC transporter substrate-binding protein — translation MKPIRTRTARAIAVAIVAGSLALTGCSSNDNGGGKGKSDAKSQKDAAEQQDPVAYGDAAASTGPAKDVQGAKSGGFINVYMQSDLSHMDPGQIYVSDAGQFSNLIHRGLTNFQEDEQGNLTVVGDIATDSGQSSEGGKVWTYKLKDGIKDEDGNEITSADVRHTIERMYSKVIFDGPTYIQTWLSGNDYRKALPDGPYKGKHLPDTVLETPDDKTVVFKFDQPRPDLPQALAMAGYSIVPAKQDTKEKYDKAPAALGPYKIAEYKPGKSMKLVKNDQWDPKTDAVRHQYVDGFNFTNTVSQPSQTKRLISDQGEAKNAIQFTDSVDPAQMSDVVTNPETKKRTIQGYQPYVWQLTFNMDRLKDKKVRDAITYAIPNQSMVQADGGRYGGEVAGGLLAPTLPGFDATYDPFGKLKKPNGDPEKAKELLKEAGVKEGTKLTYAYSNTPRGQAQQVIIKDALEKIGFDVQAKEIDRASFYEQIGKLNNPYDIYMTGWGQDWPSPSTVITPVYDGELVADGASNYSHMNDKQVNALIQKALKQEPEEAAKTWEQAHHRIVEEVNPAAPVYYSKQIQLYGSNIGGARYSTESSYINITDLYLKQP, via the coding sequence ATGAAGCCCATCAGAACGCGTACCGCGCGCGCCATAGCCGTGGCCATCGTGGCAGGCTCGCTGGCCCTCACCGGCTGCTCCAGCAACGACAACGGCGGCGGCAAGGGCAAGAGCGACGCGAAGTCCCAGAAGGACGCCGCCGAGCAGCAGGACCCTGTCGCCTACGGTGACGCCGCCGCGTCGACCGGCCCGGCGAAGGACGTCCAGGGCGCCAAGTCCGGCGGCTTCATCAACGTCTACATGCAGTCGGACCTGTCCCACATGGACCCGGGCCAGATCTACGTCAGCGACGCCGGCCAGTTCTCCAACCTGATCCACCGCGGTCTGACCAACTTCCAGGAGGACGAGCAGGGCAACCTGACCGTCGTCGGCGACATCGCCACCGACTCCGGCCAGTCCTCCGAGGGCGGCAAGGTCTGGACGTACAAGCTCAAGGACGGCATCAAGGACGAGGACGGCAACGAGATCACCTCGGCCGACGTCCGCCACACCATCGAGCGCATGTACTCGAAGGTCATCTTCGACGGTCCGACCTACATCCAGACCTGGCTCTCGGGCAACGACTACCGCAAGGCGCTGCCGGACGGCCCCTACAAGGGCAAGCACCTGCCGGACACCGTCCTCGAGACGCCGGACGACAAGACCGTCGTCTTCAAGTTCGACCAGCCGCGTCCGGACCTGCCGCAGGCCCTGGCCATGGCCGGCTACTCCATCGTGCCCGCCAAGCAGGACACGAAGGAGAAGTACGACAAGGCGCCCGCGGCCCTCGGCCCGTACAAGATCGCCGAGTACAAGCCGGGCAAGTCCATGAAGCTGGTCAAGAACGACCAGTGGGACCCGAAGACCGACGCCGTGCGCCACCAGTACGTCGACGGCTTCAACTTCACCAACACGGTCTCCCAGCCCAGCCAGACCAAGCGCCTGATCTCCGACCAGGGCGAGGCGAAGAACGCCATCCAGTTCACCGACTCGGTGGACCCGGCCCAGATGTCCGACGTGGTCACCAACCCGGAGACCAAGAAGCGGACCATCCAGGGCTACCAGCCCTACGTGTGGCAGCTCACCTTCAACATGGACCGCCTGAAGGACAAGAAGGTCCGCGACGCGATCACCTACGCGATCCCGAACCAGTCCATGGTCCAGGCGGACGGCGGCCGCTACGGCGGTGAGGTCGCCGGCGGTCTGCTCGCCCCGACCCTGCCGGGCTTCGACGCGACGTACGACCCGTTCGGCAAGCTGAAGAAGCCCAACGGCGACCCGGAGAAGGCCAAGGAGCTGCTGAAGGAGGCGGGTGTCAAGGAGGGCACGAAGCTCACCTACGCCTACTCCAACACGCCGCGCGGCCAGGCCCAGCAGGTCATCATCAAGGACGCGCTGGAGAAGATCGGCTTCGACGTCCAGGCCAAGGAGATCGACCGGGCCAGCTTCTACGAGCAGATCGGCAAGCTGAACAACCCGTACGACATCTACATGACCGGCTGGGGCCAGGACTGGCCGTCCCCGTCCACGGTCATCACCCCCGTCTACGACGGTGAGCTGGTCGCCGACGGCGCGTCCAACTACTCGCACATGAACGACAAGCAGGTCAACGCGCTCATCCAGAAGGCCCTGAAGCAGGAGCCCGAGGAGGCGGCGAAGACCTGGGAGCAGGCGCACCACCGCATCGTCGAGGAGGTCAACCCGGCCGCACCGGTCTACTACTCGAAGCAGATCCAGCTCTACGGATCGAACATCGGTGGCGCCAGGTACAGCACCGAGTCGAGCTACATCAACATCACCGACCTGTACCTGAAGCAGCCGTAA
- a CDS encoding ABC transporter permease: protein MTSPTKAEDSGSAAVLDPELTATNDVAQGEKQPEGRSPGQLMWQRFKRDRTGVVSACVVIFFFVVAALAPVISKLYGKDPYTLYAQEPDYPFLLDDFAMPNGSFGGMSGEFWFGVEPKLGRDVFTMLLYGMRTSLYMAVVVTLLSVITGVIIGMIGGYFGGRVDYWLGRVTDFFLGFPQQLFFIAFMPVVTAMFVDPQDETPTYLRAVAIILVMWFLGWMGLSRLVRSSVLSLRDREFVEAAKVSGAPPGRIVRKEILPNIVTPILVQATYILPSTILTIAFLSFIGVGFVEPTPDWGRMFKVGTEVYEQDPMFLLFPGAALVIFVLAFNLLGDSVRDAFDPKTGR from the coding sequence ATGACCAGTCCAACTAAGGCCGAGGACTCCGGGTCCGCGGCTGTCTTGGACCCCGAGCTCACGGCGACCAACGATGTCGCCCAGGGCGAGAAGCAGCCCGAGGGCCGTTCCCCCGGCCAGTTGATGTGGCAGCGCTTCAAGCGTGACCGTACCGGAGTCGTCTCCGCGTGCGTGGTCATTTTCTTCTTCGTGGTGGCCGCGCTGGCGCCGGTGATCTCCAAGCTGTACGGCAAGGACCCCTACACGCTGTACGCCCAGGAGCCCGACTACCCCTTCCTCCTCGACGACTTCGCCATGCCGAACGGTTCCTTCGGCGGCATGTCGGGCGAGTTCTGGTTCGGCGTCGAGCCCAAGCTGGGCCGCGACGTGTTCACGATGCTGCTGTACGGCATGCGGACGTCGCTGTACATGGCCGTGGTCGTCACGCTGCTCAGCGTGATCACGGGCGTGATCATCGGCATGATCGGCGGTTACTTCGGCGGCCGCGTCGACTACTGGCTCGGCCGGGTGACGGACTTCTTCCTGGGCTTCCCCCAGCAGCTGTTCTTCATCGCCTTCATGCCCGTCGTCACCGCGATGTTCGTCGATCCGCAGGACGAGACCCCCACCTACCTGCGGGCCGTGGCGATCATCCTCGTGATGTGGTTCCTCGGCTGGATGGGTCTGTCCCGTCTGGTGCGCAGCTCCGTGCTGTCGCTGAGGGACCGTGAGTTCGTCGAGGCGGCCAAGGTGTCCGGCGCCCCTCCCGGGCGCATCGTGCGCAAGGAGATCCTGCCGAACATCGTCACCCCGATCCTGGTGCAGGCGACCTACATCCTGCCGAGCACGATCCTCACCATCGCCTTCCTCTCGTTCATCGGCGTCGGCTTCGTCGAGCCGACCCCGGACTGGGGCCGCATGTTCAAGGTCGGCACCGAGGTGTACGAGCAGGACCCGATGTTCCTGCTCTTCCCGGGAGCGGCGCTGGTGATCTTCGTTCTTGCCTTCAACCTTCTCGGAGACTCCGTCCGGGACGCATTCGACCCCAAGACCGGACGCTGA